A stretch of Mobula birostris isolate sMobBir1 chromosome 2, sMobBir1.hap1, whole genome shotgun sequence DNA encodes these proteins:
- the LOC140208582 gene encoding neurensin-1-like, which produces MAGCADFCTSHTRAGPADEQRYGVRSYLHLFYEDCTGSVLEGEDPVGSGAERSHSNWRSALWKVGLSAGTILFLVGMATVTTGYLVPPKIEGIGEDDFLVVDKRAVEYNEALEVSKLVGAILFSVGGTAIAACVLVLTISRHVPRDEERQFSPILKEGPQQRQHKAVVKTGSPGSAHIPVGFTRVQSVQPKTGT; this is translated from the exons ATGGCAGGCTGTGCAGACTTCTGCACATCCCACACACGGGCCGGCCCGGCGGATGAGCAAAGGTACGGGGTCCGTTCCTACCTCCACCTGTTCTACGAGGACTGCACTGGATCGGTTCTGGAGGGCGAAGACCCAGTGGGGTCAGGGGCAGAGCGCTCGCACAGTAACTGGCGCTCTGCCCTGTGGAAG GTAGGCCTGTCAGCAGGGACCATCCTCTTCCTCGTCGGCATGGCAACCGTCACCACTGGATACCTGGTACCCCCGAAGATCGAAGGCATTGGAGAAGATGACTTCCTCGTGGTGGACAAGCGGGCTGTCGAGTACAATGAGGCCCTCGAGGTCAGCAAGCTCGTCGGCGCCATTCTCTTCAGTGTGGGCGGCACAGCGATAGCGGCGTGCGTCCTGGTCCTGACCATCTCCAGGCACGTCcccagagatgaggagagacaGTTTTCCCCCATCCTGAAGGAAGGACCACAGCAAAGACAACACAAAGCGGTTGTAAAGACTGGGTCACCGGGGAGCGCCCATATCCCCGTTGGCTTTACTCGGGTACAAAGTGTGCAGCCCAAGACgggaacatga